A genomic window from Kiritimatiellia bacterium includes:
- a CDS encoding Gfo/Idh/MocA family oxidoreductase: MKPLKIAMLSLTHGHTRKYYQTLKSNPKLDWVAACAENKAVKKVFESGNHGVPCYMDEREMFKEHPEIEAVVLASANNRHLSQVRDCAKRGLHVLSMKIPTFDMAEYDEMIDLVARSGIVFQVELEMHYNPVVHRLKKLIADGEIGKIFSVQATNITLSPVWAFPWQGVPEASYGKRIALRKGDSRFRGGALCDHPHIFDLIRWLTGADFDFVFSDVGKNIRPELEVEDMLLVNGKMRDGTVFLLDPSWSRMEERLKVPGPGWEVFPKRMEVNLVISGEKGVLACDCFGPNVYHNGAPNDRYTVQYTYFDEWIGMVDEFVDCIRNGKQPKINLKWHRQTI; this comes from the coding sequence ATGAAACCATTGAAAATAGCGATGCTCTCCCTCACGCACGGTCATACCAGGAAATATTATCAGACTCTCAAGAGCAATCCAAAACTGGACTGGGTGGCCGCCTGCGCTGAAAACAAAGCGGTCAAAAAAGTGTTTGAGTCCGGCAACCATGGCGTGCCGTGTTACATGGATGAACGAGAGATGTTTAAAGAGCACCCGGAAATTGAGGCGGTGGTGCTTGCCTCCGCCAATAACCGGCATTTATCCCAAGTCCGGGACTGCGCAAAGCGCGGTCTGCATGTGCTCTCAATGAAAATTCCCACCTTTGACATGGCGGAATATGACGAAATGATTGACTTGGTCGCCCGGAGTGGAATTGTCTTTCAGGTTGAGTTGGAAATGCATTACAACCCCGTGGTGCACCGCCTCAAAAAACTGATCGCCGACGGCGAAATCGGCAAAATATTTTCCGTTCAGGCAACCAACATAACCCTTTCCCCGGTTTGGGCTTTTCCCTGGCAGGGTGTGCCGGAAGCCAGTTATGGCAAAAGAATTGCCCTGCGCAAGGGAGATTCCCGCTTTCGCGGCGGAGCATTATGCGACCATCCCCATATTTTTGACCTTATCCGCTGGCTGACCGGGGCCGACTTTGACTTTGTCTTTTCAGATGTGGGGAAAAATATCAGGCCGGAACTGGAAGTGGAGGACATGTTGCTGGTCAACGGGAAAATGCGGGACGGCACGGTATTCCTGCTTGACCCATCCTGGTCCCGCATGGAGGAGCGTCTTAAAGTTCCGGGTCCGGGCTGGGAAGTGTTCCCGAAACGCATGGAGGTCAATCTTGTAATCAGCGGCGAAAAAGGCGTTCTGGCCTGCGACTGTTTCGGTCCCAATGTATATCATAACGGCGCGCCCAACGACCGTTATACAGTTCAATATACCTATTTCGACGAATGGATCGGAATGGTGGATGAATTCGTTGACTGCATAAGAAACGGCAAACAGCCGAAAATCAACCTTAAATGGCACCGCCAGACGATT
- a CDS encoding sugar isomerase domain-containing protein — protein sequence MQKENNDFGYLEKISALLKRIEKEQAANIKKAGEFMADAIERDKLINVYGGGGHTTLVMGEMFFRAGGFSNINPIMETGLSVFNQALKYLELERCVNYGRSIMKYYRLKKDDLLIIFHNIGINAATIDAALEAKDNGVKIIAVSSSYWQNEMPRDHFIRHPSKKNLFDLADVCIDDYNPVGDAVINVPGFNTPIAPISNITDFYIAHRLEIETVKICVARGIVPPVWRSANEPGGDQANAALLAKYIPRVKCL from the coding sequence ATGCAAAAAGAGAATAACGATTTCGGTTATCTGGAAAAAATCAGCGCGCTTTTAAAAAGGATTGAAAAGGAACAAGCCGCAAACATCAAGAAAGCCGGCGAATTCATGGCCGATGCCATTGAGCGGGACAAGTTGATAAACGTCTATGGCGGCGGCGGGCATACGACGTTGGTGATGGGTGAAATGTTTTTCAGGGCGGGCGGTTTCAGCAATATCAACCCGATCATGGAAACGGGGCTTTCCGTCTTCAATCAGGCCCTGAAATATCTGGAGCTTGAGCGCTGCGTCAATTATGGCCGGTCAATAATGAAATATTACCGGTTAAAAAAAGACGATTTGCTCATAATATTTCACAATATCGGCATAAATGCCGCGACTATTGACGCCGCGCTTGAAGCAAAAGACAACGGAGTGAAGATCATCGCCGTCTCCAGCTCTTATTGGCAGAATGAAATGCCGCGGGACCATTTCATCCGCCATCCGTCAAAGAAAAACTTGTTTGACTTGGCCGATGTTTGCATAGACGACTACAACCCGGTCGGAGACGCCGTTATAAACGTTCCCGGTTTTAATACGCCGATAGCGCCAATCTCAAACATAACGGATTTTTACATCGCCCACCGCTTGGAAATAGAAACCGTGAAAATCTGCGTTGCCAGGGGGATTGTTCCCCCCGTATGGCGCAGCGCCAACGAACCCGGCGGCGACCAGGCCAACGCCGCCTTGCTGGCAAAATACATCCCGCGGGTAAAATGTTTATAA
- a CDS encoding uroporphyrinogen decarboxylase family protein, with translation MNSKERVLRSIQHQETDRIPSFFLGDNNVTFPLGKKLGVKADDFSYVTPGHMQLDEKLGCDVRFVWPGVKKNARDHRWFSCGDVHAAMHGEKMVIKKMPLEDASSVEDIIKYPHWPSPDTFDYEISSDLLPYLKDNAVAAYDMFILFLYAMGLRGMENYMMDMASNPDMAHAVMGKISAVNLERMRRFLATNQGLIDIAGIGDDVAGQNGMMFSVAMWREYIRPYLQKAVDLCREFSVIPYFHGCGGFTEIFDDMAAMGIQCVGRLQSEARGNEFSALKKNFGSRICLWGAIDGQHAVIEKNADEVREYVKNLMKIGAPGGGFVAGPTHAFTEDTPVENIIAVYETLRGEKIA, from the coding sequence ATGAACTCAAAAGAACGTGTTTTGCGCTCCATTCAACACCAGGAAACGGACCGCATTCCCTCGTTTTTTCTCGGGGATAACAATGTCACGTTCCCGCTGGGGAAGAAACTGGGCGTTAAAGCGGATGATTTTTCCTATGTAACTCCCGGCCACATGCAGCTTGATGAAAAACTCGGGTGCGACGTCCGTTTCGTATGGCCGGGAGTTAAAAAAAATGCGCGTGATCACCGATGGTTTTCCTGCGGCGACGTGCATGCCGCCATGCACGGGGAAAAGATGGTTATAAAAAAAATGCCGCTGGAAGACGCCTCATCCGTTGAAGACATAATAAAATATCCGCATTGGCCAAGTCCCGACACTTTTGATTATGAGATTTCGTCCGATCTGCTGCCTTATCTTAAGGATAACGCCGTTGCCGCTTATGACATGTTCATCCTGTTTTTATACGCCATGGGACTGCGCGGAATGGAAAATTACATGATGGATATGGCTTCCAACCCCGATATGGCCCATGCCGTCATGGGCAAAATCAGCGCCGTCAATCTTGAACGCATGCGCCGTTTCCTTGCAACCAACCAAGGGCTCATTGACATTGCCGGCATCGGCGACGACGTGGCCGGGCAGAACGGAATGATGTTCAGCGTGGCTATGTGGCGCGAATATATCAGGCCTTACCTGCAAAAAGCAGTGGACCTCTGCCGGGAATTCAGCGTGATTCCCTACTTCCACGGTTGTGGAGGTTTTACGGAAATTTTTGACGACATGGCCGCCATGGGGATTCAATGCGTCGGCCGCCTGCAGTCGGAGGCGCGCGGCAACGAATTTTCCGCGCTGAAAAAGAATTTTGGAAGCCGGATTTGTTTATGGGGCGCGATTGACGGACAACACGCAGTGATAGAAAAAAACGCCGATGAAGTCAGGGAATACGTAAAAAATCTTATGAAGATTGGCGCGCCCGGCGGCGGTTTTGTGGCCGGCCCGACCCATGCGTTCACCGAGGACACGCCCGTTGAAAACATCATCGCCGTCTACGAAACATTGCGCGGAGAAAAAATTGCGTGA
- a CDS encoding alpha-N-acetylglucosaminidase TIM-barrel domain-containing protein → MKATPPSIILPPHGEKGYFIAGETFRNLWQTVTGQKVRLIKWNGSLPRGNAVVIGSDAVNPAAFLPIRNGRMARFRVKYGTDDYHIISLTERGRTTLILAGACARSTIYAVYDFFRRKAGAEYFWDGDKIPFRPKLSMAGCDFAESPRFVYRGLRYFAHRGLHRFQAEHWDFEDWKREIDWILKKRLNLFMLRTGIDDLFQRVFPESCPYPPKNGPDPDAVPRSYDDRTSFWPLKYRGELRKKILQYASDRGLLHPEDTGTITHWYSHTPSSFYKHNPGFPVLKQNTPGYNSVTGRVWNIFDERAWQAYWKLTATHIREFAGKEPQLFHTIGLAERMFGKTRTENLNIKRYAYHKIQSVMREHYPDAPLLIASWDFIMNWKNADVKKLLREFDPSRTIILEYTADLEGRKPYRGWGIYRKFPWIFGVFHAFAPNSEIGGNYSSLAGRLREADSDPMCRGLALWPELSHGDTFMLEYLARNGWNPRGAALPASLRAYCASRYSAKIIRNMMTVWRDFFAFSRPLRWHANFRTRKSFAFLPYFRILSQEQFSNLTPERLALYRDEYAKTEKNLSMGCGVFKNLERLVSANYGDQFWRRDAIDIARTVLDQFLRWTFVKIALNLDAWRKDKALADTIRLQRRQIETLLALLGNLLDQDPDFSIYASLQRLARTAPVNSHAEQTLKGNIENDYCRTFASELVRHVYKREFEVYFNWIERRLAAGGRKAWRRPAEQFDAEKKRIQDEFYATPLKSMAPRDERSAKQLRKIFRQCGEILAAT, encoded by the coding sequence ATGAAAGCAACACCACCGAGCATTATTCTGCCGCCACATGGGGAAAAAGGATATTTCATCGCGGGGGAAACATTCCGGAACCTCTGGCAGACCGTTACCGGCCAAAAAGTCCGCTTAATTAAATGGAACGGCTCCCTGCCGCGCGGCAACGCGGTGGTGATCGGTTCCGACGCCGTCAATCCGGCCGCTTTTCTTCCGATCCGGAACGGACGCATGGCGCGCTTCCGCGTCAAATACGGCACGGATGATTATCATATTATTTCTCTGACGGAACGCGGCCGCACGACCCTCATTCTGGCGGGCGCCTGCGCCCGTTCCACAATTTATGCCGTTTATGACTTTTTCAGACGAAAAGCCGGAGCGGAATATTTCTGGGACGGCGATAAAATCCCCTTCCGCCCGAAACTCAGCATGGCCGGATGCGATTTCGCGGAAAGCCCACGCTTTGTCTATCGCGGCCTGCGCTATTTTGCCCACCGCGGTCTGCATCGTTTCCAGGCGGAGCACTGGGATTTTGAAGATTGGAAGCGGGAAATTGACTGGATTCTGAAGAAACGGCTGAATCTCTTCATGCTGCGGACCGGCATTGACGATCTTTTCCAGCGCGTTTTTCCGGAGAGTTGCCCCTACCCCCCGAAAAACGGCCCGGACCCGGACGCGGTTCCGCGTTCTTATGACGATCGCACCAGTTTCTGGCCGCTGAAATACCGGGGCGAACTGCGGAAAAAAATCCTGCAATATGCCTCTGACCGCGGCCTCCTGCATCCCGAGGATACCGGCACTATTACACACTGGTATTCCCATACTCCCTCATCATTTTATAAACACAACCCCGGCTTTCCCGTCCTCAAGCAGAACACTCCGGGTTATAACTCGGTTACCGGCCGGGTCTGGAACATTTTTGACGAGCGCGCCTGGCAAGCCTACTGGAAACTGACCGCGACGCACATCCGCGAATTTGCCGGCAAAGAACCCCAATTGTTTCACACGATCGGCCTGGCGGAGCGCATGTTCGGAAAAACCAGGACTGAAAATCTGAACATCAAGCGCTATGCCTATCACAAAATCCAGTCGGTGATGAGGGAACACTATCCGGACGCACCCCTGCTGATCGCCAGTTGGGATTTCATCATGAATTGGAAAAATGCCGATGTAAAAAAACTGCTCCGCGAATTTGATCCGTCAAGAACCATCATTCTGGAATACACGGCTGACCTGGAAGGCCGCAAACCTTACCGAGGCTGGGGCATATACCGCAAATTCCCGTGGATATTCGGCGTTTTCCACGCCTTTGCGCCGAACTCGGAAATCGGCGGCAATTATTCTTCGCTGGCCGGCCGCCTGCGCGAGGCTGATTCCGACCCAATGTGCCGGGGACTGGCGCTCTGGCCCGAGCTTTCGCACGGCGACACCTTCATGCTGGAATATCTGGCCCGTAACGGCTGGAACCCGCGCGGCGCCGCCTTGCCGGCATCGCTCCGCGCTTACTGCGCCAGCCGTTATTCCGCCAAAATTATCCGCAATATGATGACGGTCTGGCGCGATTTTTTTGCGTTCTCGCGTCCGCTGCGCTGGCATGCAAATTTCCGCACCCGGAAAAGTTTTGCCTTTCTTCCCTATTTCCGGATTCTCTCGCAGGAGCAGTTTTCCAACCTGACTCCGGAACGGCTGGCCCTCTATCGGGACGAATATGCCAAAACCGAGAAGAACCTTTCCATGGGCTGCGGCGTTTTTAAAAACCTGGAAAGGCTTGTTTCCGCCAATTATGGCGACCAATTCTGGCGGCGGGACGCGATTGACATTGCCCGGACCGTCTTGGATCAGTTCCTGCGCTGGACGTTTGTAAAAATCGCGCTCAACCTTGACGCCTGGCGCAAGGATAAGGCGCTGGCCGATACAATCCGGCTTCAGCGCCGACAAATTGAAACATTACTTGCGCTCCTCGGCAACCTGCTGGATCAGGACCCCGATTTTTCAATCTACGCCTCGCTGCAACGCCTGGCCAGGACCGCGCCGGTCAATTCCCACGCGGAACAGACCCTCAAAGGCAATATTGAAAACGATTACTGCCGCACTTTTGCCTCCGAACTGGTGCGGCATGTTTACAAACGCGAGTTTGAAGTTTATTTCAACTGGATTGAACGGCGGCTGGCCGCGGGCGGCCGGAAGGCGTGGCGGCGGCCGGCGGAACAGTTTGACGCGGAAAAGAAACGCATCCAGGACGAATTTTACGCCACCCCCCTCAAAAGCATGGCGCCGCGCGACGAACGCTCGGCGAAGCAGTTAAGAAAAATATTCCGCCAATGCGGAGAAATACTTGCGGCAACATAA